One part of the Actinomyces howellii genome encodes these proteins:
- a CDS encoding peptidylprolyl isomerase, with protein MEATLHTTLGDIRLELYPEQAPVTVSNFVDLATGEKTWTDPRTGEESTAPLYDGVIFHRVIPGFMIQGGDPLGTGTGGPGYQFDDEIDPSLTFTAPYVLAMANAGRRLGKGTNGSQFFITTSPTEWLQGKHTIFGAVADEASRKVVDAISAVSTDPRDRPLEDVVITSVSVTR; from the coding sequence ATGGAAGCCACACTGCACACCACCCTCGGCGACATCCGCCTCGAGCTCTACCCGGAGCAGGCGCCCGTGACCGTCTCGAACTTCGTCGACCTGGCCACCGGGGAGAAGACCTGGACGGACCCGCGCACGGGGGAGGAGTCCACCGCCCCCCTCTACGACGGCGTCATCTTCCACCGCGTCATCCCGGGGTTCATGATCCAGGGCGGTGACCCGCTGGGCACCGGCACCGGCGGACCGGGCTACCAGTTCGACGACGAGATCGACCCGTCCCTGACCTTCACCGCCCCCTACGTCCTGGCCATGGCCAACGCCGGGCGTCGTCTGGGCAAGGGCACGAACGGCTCCCAGTTCTTCATCACGACCTCGCCCACCGAGTGGCTCCAGGGCAAGCACACGATCTTCGGCGCCGTGGCCGACGAGGCCTCCCGCAAGGTCGTCGACGCCATCTCGGCGGTGTCGACCGACCCGCGTGACCGCCCGCTCGAGGACGTCGTCATCACCTCGGTGTCCGTCACGCGCTGA
- a CDS encoding class E sortase, with protein sequence MAHRHAAGRRGRRRGVDVVVTSVGELLITAGLIVALFLVWQLWWTGIDAAAKAEVHASAFEQAQVESPQVEGPKYTDNPPAFTPVGYGETIGMLIVPAWYGVTNNNMPVLEGTGNDVLDQAAAGHYRETQQVGELGNFAVAGHRRTNGNSFLRVDRLQEGDEVIIATKDTWYVYVVTGHEIVEPTDVDVIAPVPGDPSAAPTERMLTMTTCHSLTTGEWGNDHRWITHATFSYWMPRSEGRPASVLNDPGVN encoded by the coding sequence ATGGCACACCGTCACGCAGCCGGACGTCGAGGGCGCAGACGCGGCGTCGACGTCGTCGTGACCTCGGTCGGTGAGCTGCTCATCACCGCTGGGCTCATCGTCGCCCTCTTCCTCGTGTGGCAGCTGTGGTGGACGGGCATTGACGCGGCCGCCAAGGCCGAGGTCCACGCGAGCGCCTTCGAGCAGGCCCAGGTCGAGTCCCCCCAGGTCGAGGGGCCCAAGTACACCGACAACCCGCCGGCCTTCACCCCCGTGGGCTACGGGGAGACGATCGGCATGCTCATCGTGCCGGCGTGGTACGGCGTGACGAACAACAACATGCCCGTCCTCGAGGGAACCGGAAACGACGTCCTCGACCAGGCGGCCGCGGGCCACTACCGGGAGACGCAGCAGGTCGGTGAGCTCGGCAACTTCGCCGTCGCCGGGCACCGGCGCACGAACGGCAACTCCTTCCTGCGGGTCGACCGGCTCCAGGAGGGCGATGAGGTGATCATCGCGACGAAGGACACGTGGTACGTCTACGTCGTCACCGGGCACGAGATCGTCGAGCCGACCGACGTCGACGTCATCGCCCCCGTCCCCGGGGACCCCTCGGCGGCCCCGACCGAGAGGATGCTGACGATGACGACGTGCCACTCGCTGACCACCGGTGAGTGGGGCAACGACCACCGGTGGATCACCCACGCCACCTTCTCCTACTGGATGCCGCGCTCCGAGGGCCGTCCGGCCTCGGTGCTCAACGACCCGGGGGTCAACTGA
- a CDS encoding PP2C family protein-serine/threonine phosphatase gives MTTSLRYAARSDVGMVRASNQDSGYAGPHLMVLCDGMGGPAGGDIASAVAVEHLMPLDADSHQAGELLGLLRDAVQEAHTSLVSLSAQDPDLAGLGTTCIAVMRSGNKLAMVHVGDSRAYLLRDGELTQVTTDHTFVEYLVETGRLTREQARRHPQRSVLLRVLGDAEGEVQLDESIREAVPGDRWLLCSDGLSGPVSAETIGEVLAGVDDPGLAGDQLVDLALRAGGPDNVTAVVFDVVDDDAQPQTDAQIVGSAANRRNRLTRAASGESAGSPDAPVEALAGQTASTPAAKAAALVAALDENGTPLSTEEEEAVAAEARLQADRRRRMRRRSLASAVILVVAVVGAGVLGYHWTQTQYYVTVSDGKIAIFRGIPQQVGPISLGNLVETYEEPAVEDLDARMRARLADTVSQPSLEAAREYVDRTVVSYAEQTPTASPSPARTTPPTDSASAPASPSQ, from the coding sequence ATGACGACCTCCCTCCGCTACGCCGCCCGCAGTGACGTGGGCATGGTGCGTGCCTCGAACCAGGACTCCGGCTACGCAGGACCGCACCTCATGGTCCTGTGTGACGGCATGGGCGGGCCCGCCGGCGGGGACATCGCCTCAGCGGTCGCGGTCGAGCACCTCATGCCCCTGGACGCCGACTCCCACCAGGCGGGCGAGCTACTCGGGCTCCTGAGGGACGCCGTCCAGGAGGCCCACACCTCCCTGGTCAGCCTCTCGGCCCAGGACCCCGACCTCGCGGGGCTGGGGACGACGTGCATCGCGGTCATGCGCAGCGGCAACAAGCTCGCGATGGTCCACGTCGGGGACTCGCGCGCCTATCTCCTGCGCGACGGCGAGCTGACCCAGGTCACGACCGACCACACCTTCGTCGAGTACCTCGTCGAGACCGGCCGCCTCACCCGTGAGCAGGCCCGCCGCCACCCCCAGCGCTCCGTGCTCCTGCGCGTCCTGGGTGACGCCGAGGGGGAGGTCCAGCTCGACGAGTCCATTCGTGAGGCCGTGCCCGGCGACCGCTGGCTGCTGTGCTCCGACGGCCTGAGCGGGCCGGTGTCGGCCGAGACCATCGGCGAGGTCCTGGCCGGCGTCGACGACCCGGGCCTGGCGGGCGACCAGCTCGTCGACCTCGCCCTGCGCGCCGGCGGTCCGGACAACGTGACCGCCGTCGTCTTCGACGTCGTCGACGACGACGCCCAGCCCCAGACCGACGCCCAGATCGTCGGCTCGGCGGCCAACCGCCGCAACCGCCTGACCCGAGCAGCCTCCGGGGAGTCCGCGGGCTCGCCCGACGCGCCGGTCGAGGCCCTCGCCGGCCAGACCGCCTCCACCCCGGCGGCCAAGGCGGCGGCGCTCGTGGCCGCCCTCGACGAGAACGGGACGCCCCTGAGCACCGAGGAGGAGGAGGCCGTGGCCGCCGAGGCCCGGCTCCAGGCCGATCGCCGACGACGGATGCGCAGGCGCTCCCTCGCCTCGGCCGTCATCCTCGTCGTGGCCGTCGTGGGCGCGGGCGTCCTGGGCTACCACTGGACCCAGACGCAGTACTACGTGACGGTCTCCGACGGCAAGATCGCCATCTTCCGCGGGATCCCCCAGCAGGTGGGGCCGATCAGCCTGGGCAACCTCGTCGAGACCTACGAGGAGCCCGCCGTCGAGGACCTCGACGCACGCATGCGCGCCCGCCTGGCCGACACGGTCAGCCAGCCCTCCCTCGAGGCGGCCCGCGAGTACGTCGACCGGACGGTCGTCTCCTACGCCGAGCAGACGCCCACCGCCTCACCGAGCCCGGCACGCACGACGCCCCCGACCGACTCCGCGAGCGCCCCGGCCTCGCCGAGCCAGTAA
- a CDS encoding cell division protein CrgA has product MALSKKLAKKPASSASRRSGNPAKAAAERKRVEESRAAANRVSRVPRKVKATGSPRWYAPAMVTIMVIGLLWVVVTYLFKGEYPLPYFVEHHASDWLVNGNLYLGFVIMMLGFLGLLRWR; this is encoded by the coding sequence GTGGCCCTGTCCAAGAAGCTCGCCAAGAAGCCGGCCTCGTCCGCGTCCCGGCGCTCGGGCAACCCGGCGAAGGCCGCCGCGGAGAGGAAGCGCGTCGAGGAGTCCCGCGCGGCGGCCAACCGGGTCTCGCGCGTGCCCCGCAAGGTCAAGGCGACCGGCTCGCCTCGCTGGTACGCCCCGGCCATGGTGACGATCATGGTCATCGGGCTGCTGTGGGTCGTCGTCACCTACCTGTTCAAGGGCGAGTACCCGCTTCCCTACTTCGTCGAGCACCACGCCAGCGACTGGCTCGTCAACGGCAACCTGTACCTCGGTTTCGTCATCATGATGCTCGGCTTCCTGGGGCTGCTGCGCTGGAGGTGA
- a CDS encoding serine/threonine-protein kinase — protein sequence MKPEVGLDLQHRYRLVERIALGGMGEVWRATDLRSGRAVAAKILRPELAGDEIFLSRLRAEAVNSRGLRHPNLAVVLDSGEKEGSGWIIMELVQGRALSDILEDKGTMKPAEILPTLAQVARALQVVHDSGVVHRDVKPSNILINREGLAKLTDFGISTGANQRPMTASGMVMGTAQYLAPEQAMGNVATGAGDLYALGIIAYEALVGHRPFTGSTQVDIAFAHVNETVPPLPDTVPAEVREVVMDLLAKRPADRPRSARELARRLDRIVVNLPSDSWDPDQTPTWAATGRHASPTLAEVVDPGAPPRERRRRQGTQGKPRPWTRQLPATGPDRANGARRHGNGPAQEPLGGPGRRRLLVLAAALIAVIVLVVGIGTLASAQPGTTEPPVVVADTHWKEAP from the coding sequence GTGAAACCAGAGGTCGGCCTCGACCTGCAGCACCGCTACCGGCTCGTCGAGCGCATCGCCCTGGGCGGCATGGGCGAGGTCTGGCGCGCCACCGACCTGCGCTCCGGCCGCGCCGTGGCCGCCAAGATCCTGCGCCCCGAGCTGGCCGGGGACGAGATCTTCCTGTCGCGCCTGCGCGCCGAGGCGGTCAACTCCCGGGGCCTGCGCCACCCCAACCTCGCTGTCGTCCTGGACTCCGGGGAGAAGGAGGGCTCGGGCTGGATCATCATGGAGCTCGTCCAGGGGCGGGCGCTGTCCGACATCCTGGAGGACAAGGGCACGATGAAGCCCGCCGAGATCCTGCCCACCCTCGCCCAGGTGGCCCGCGCCCTCCAGGTCGTCCACGACTCCGGCGTCGTCCACCGCGACGTCAAGCCCTCCAACATCCTCATCAACCGGGAGGGGCTGGCCAAGCTCACCGACTTCGGCATCTCGACCGGCGCCAACCAGCGGCCGATGACCGCCTCGGGCATGGTCATGGGCACCGCCCAGTACCTCGCCCCCGAGCAGGCCATGGGCAACGTCGCCACCGGCGCCGGCGACCTCTACGCCCTGGGCATCATCGCCTACGAGGCCCTCGTCGGGCACCGGCCCTTCACCGGCTCCACCCAGGTCGACATCGCCTTCGCCCACGTCAACGAGACCGTCCCGCCCCTGCCCGACACGGTGCCCGCCGAGGTGCGGGAGGTCGTCATGGACCTCCTGGCCAAGCGCCCTGCCGACCGCCCCCGCTCGGCCCGCGAGCTCGCCCGGCGTCTCGACAGGATCGTCGTCAACCTCCCCTCGGACTCCTGGGACCCCGACCAGACCCCGACCTGGGCGGCCACCGGCCGCCACGCCAGCCCGACCCTCGCCGAGGTCGTCGACCCGGGCGCCCCGCCTCGCGAGAGGCGACGCCGTCAGGGCACACAGGGCAAGCCCCGCCCCTGGACGCGCCAGCTGCCGGCCACCGGCCCCGACCGGGCCAACGGCGCCCGGCGTCACGGCAACGGCCCCGCCCAGGAGCCGCTCGGCGGCCCAGGCAGGCGCCGGCTCCTCGTCCTGGCAGCGGCCCTCATCGCCGTCATCGTGCTCGTCGTCGGCATAGGTACCCTTGCGTCAGCGCAACCGGGCACGACCGAGCCCCCCGTCGTCGTGGCCGACACCCACTGGAAGGAGGCACCGTGA
- a CDS encoding peptidoglycan D,D-transpeptidase FtsI family protein, whose amino-acid sequence MNRQIHQVTVLVVIMILALSASVTSVQGLARPALWQSSSEYGTLTSDPRNARTVFAEFGSDRGQIMVGETAIADSVPIDDAYAFQRTYPGGELYAPLTGYFSTSSASMTGLEQAENSVLSGDDPSLFSSRVKALVTGSTQQGGAVELTIDHEVQQAAWNALAGRRGSVVALDPSTGAVLAMVSSPSFDPNLLASHDSAAATQAWQTYDADPGKPLVNRAISGDLYPPGSTFKVLTVAAAMRAGMVAPDTQVEAPDTLTLPGTNHTLSNYAGESCGSGTVSLAYAFAESCNTPFAQLAIDVGDERLSQEASAWGFDTDLSIPLRVTPSVYPSNSSAAETAMAGIGQASVRATPLMMAMVAATIANDGDQMQPYLVAQTLDSDLNVVATTSPSVLRTPVDSSTAQTLSQLMQQAVSEGTGTTAQVAGVTVAGKTGTSETGSDEGGPVTWFIGFAGTDISKPSIALAVVLDGGEQTASTGTGGSEAGPIAASVIDAAVDQ is encoded by the coding sequence ATGAACCGGCAGATCCACCAGGTCACGGTCCTGGTCGTCATCATGATCCTGGCCCTGTCGGCCTCGGTGACCTCCGTGCAGGGCCTGGCCCGTCCAGCCCTGTGGCAGTCCTCCTCGGAGTACGGCACGCTCACCTCCGACCCGCGCAACGCCCGCACGGTCTTCGCCGAGTTCGGCTCGGACCGCGGCCAGATCATGGTGGGCGAGACCGCGATCGCCGACTCGGTGCCGATCGACGACGCCTACGCCTTCCAGCGCACCTACCCCGGCGGTGAGCTCTACGCCCCCCTGACCGGGTACTTCTCGACCTCATCGGCGTCGATGACGGGACTGGAGCAGGCCGAGAACTCCGTGCTCAGCGGCGACGACCCCTCCCTGTTCTCCAGCCGCGTCAAGGCGCTCGTCACCGGCTCCACCCAGCAGGGCGGCGCCGTCGAGCTGACGATCGACCACGAGGTCCAGCAGGCGGCGTGGAACGCCCTGGCCGGCCGGCGCGGATCGGTCGTGGCCCTCGACCCCTCGACCGGGGCGGTGCTGGCCATGGTCTCCTCCCCGTCCTTCGACCCCAACCTCCTGGCCTCCCACGACTCCGCCGCCGCCACCCAGGCCTGGCAGACCTACGACGCCGACCCCGGCAAGCCCCTGGTCAACCGGGCCATCAGCGGGGACCTGTACCCCCCGGGCTCCACCTTCAAGGTCCTGACCGTGGCCGCCGCGATGCGCGCCGGCATGGTCGCGCCCGACACCCAGGTCGAGGCCCCCGACACCCTCACGCTGCCGGGCACGAACCACACGCTGTCCAACTACGCCGGTGAGTCCTGCGGCTCAGGGACGGTCAGCCTGGCCTACGCCTTCGCCGAGTCCTGCAACACCCCCTTCGCCCAGCTCGCCATCGACGTCGGCGACGAGCGCCTGAGCCAGGAGGCCTCCGCCTGGGGCTTCGACACCGACCTGTCGATCCCCCTGCGGGTCACCCCCTCGGTCTACCCGTCGAACTCCTCGGCGGCCGAGACCGCCATGGCGGGCATCGGCCAGGCCTCCGTGCGCGCCACCCCCCTCATGATGGCGATGGTCGCCGCGACCATCGCCAACGACGGCGACCAGATGCAGCCCTACCTCGTGGCCCAGACCCTCGACTCCGACCTCAACGTCGTGGCCACGACCTCCCCCTCGGTGCTGCGCACCCCCGTCGACTCCTCCACCGCCCAGACCCTGTCCCAGCTCATGCAGCAGGCGGTCTCGGAGGGCACGGGCACGACGGCGCAGGTCGCCGGCGTGACCGTGGCCGGCAAGACCGGAACCTCGGAGACCGGCTCCGACGAGGGCGGCCCCGTCACCTGGTTCATCGGCTTCGCGGGCACCGACATCTCCAAGCCCTCGATCGCCCTGGCGGTCGTCCTGGACGGGGGCGAGCAGACCGCCTCGACCGGCACGGGCGGCTCCGAGGCCGGGCCGATCGCAGCCAGCGTCATCGACGCGGCGGTGGACCAGTGA
- a CDS encoding aldo/keto reductase, whose amino-acid sequence MSPHDLPTLRLLHGTSQDVVSIPQLGFGTYKIGPSEAERAVTRALEAGYRHIDTAQMYGNEAGVGRALAASSIPREQLWVTSKLDNPNHAREDALTSWEASMEALGLEVLDLFLVHWPLAHSPGIDLVDTWRTMIEILESGRVRAIGVSNFQAEHLRTIIEATGVSPAVNQIELHPYLTQRPLRERHAELGVITQSWSPLGRGRLLKDPVVASVAAGLGVTPAQVVIRWHLEHGLVVIPKTVDPHRMAVNADVWSFELDAAAMAALDALDRGLRTGSHPDRVQLPHPG is encoded by the coding sequence ATGAGTCCCCACGACCTGCCCACGCTCAGGCTGCTCCACGGCACGTCCCAGGACGTCGTGTCGATCCCCCAGCTCGGCTTCGGGACCTACAAGATCGGCCCGAGCGAGGCCGAGCGCGCGGTCACCCGGGCCCTCGAGGCCGGGTACCGGCACATCGACACCGCCCAGATGTACGGCAACGAGGCCGGCGTCGGGCGCGCCCTGGCAGCGAGCTCCATCCCCCGTGAGCAGCTGTGGGTCACCTCGAAGCTCGACAACCCCAACCACGCGCGTGAGGACGCGCTGACCAGCTGGGAGGCCTCGATGGAGGCCCTCGGCCTCGAGGTGCTCGACCTCTTCCTCGTCCACTGGCCCCTGGCTCACTCCCCCGGCATCGACCTCGTCGACACCTGGCGCACGATGATCGAGATCCTCGAGTCGGGCAGGGTGCGGGCCATCGGGGTGTCGAACTTCCAGGCCGAGCACCTGCGCACGATCATCGAGGCCACAGGGGTCAGTCCGGCGGTCAACCAGATCGAGCTGCACCCCTACCTCACCCAGAGGCCGTTGCGCGAGCGTCACGCCGAGCTGGGCGTCATCACCCAGTCCTGGTCACCCCTGGGACGCGGCCGCCTCCTGAAGGACCCGGTCGTCGCCTCCGTGGCCGCCGGCCTGGGGGTCACGCCCGCACAGGTCGTCATCCGCTGGCACCTCGAGCACGGGCTCGTCGTCATCCCCAAGACGGTCGACCCCCACAGGATGGCGGTCAACGCCGACGTCTGGTCCTTCGAGCTCGACGCCGCCGCGATGGCGGCCCTCGACGCCCTCGACCGGGGTCTGAGGACGGGATCGCACCCCGACAGGGTCCAGCTGCCGCACCCCGGGTGA
- the pknB gene encoding Stk1 family PASTA domain-containing Ser/Thr kinase, producing MTTQSPHVLAGRYEIRDLIGRGGMAEVHLGYDTRLSRIIAIKLLRSDIAGDPTFQARFRREAQSAAALNHPSIVAVYDSGEEQLTQPDGSVKVVPFIVMEYVEGHTVRELLGEGDAVPIPEAVEITAGVLDALEFSHRSGIIHRDIKPGNIMLTSTGVVKVMDFGIARAVEDSAATVTQTHAVVGTAQYLSPEQARGEVVDARSDLYSTGCLLYELLTGKPPFSGDSAVAIAYQHVREIPKPPSSLAADIPESLDRVVLKALAKNRDDRYQDAAHMRADLAAAAQGMSVSAPALESWQSTSLLPSATTPTPAATPAPAPPASSPSGAAEPEPAKRRWWVWVLVLLLLIGLGTLIGLFASGSLGGNDPDPTPTPTVTAAAVPAVAGMTEDEARAAIEAAGLVFVRGEDVASDTVTSGLAVSSDPGEGTSALLGTEVTVRFSSGSAMVSVPDVSGMTQDKAKEAIEAAGLTLGSATTEDSTTVTKDHVIRTDPVSGTPVQRGSSVSLVLSTGQGSVPDNIVGMTEDEAKTELNALGLMANTERQTTTDQSQDGRVISTDPGAGASVSKGDSVTIVVGTYQAAATPTPTPTATTSATKQVPDVTGLTEAEAKAVLAAEGFTRISTVTTQGADGDPGTVVSISPSAGSQAATSDTITLTVAQ from the coding sequence GTGACCACCCAGTCACCTCATGTCCTCGCTGGTCGTTACGAGATCCGGGACCTCATCGGTCGCGGAGGCATGGCCGAGGTGCACCTCGGCTACGACACCCGCCTGTCCCGGATCATCGCGATCAAGCTGCTGCGCTCCGACATCGCGGGGGACCCCACCTTCCAGGCGCGCTTCCGCCGGGAGGCCCAGTCGGCCGCCGCGCTCAACCACCCCTCGATCGTCGCCGTCTACGACTCGGGAGAGGAGCAGCTGACCCAGCCTGACGGGTCGGTCAAGGTCGTCCCCTTCATCGTCATGGAGTACGTCGAGGGCCACACGGTCCGCGAGCTGCTCGGCGAGGGCGACGCGGTGCCCATCCCCGAGGCCGTCGAGATCACCGCAGGGGTCCTCGACGCCCTCGAGTTCTCCCACCGCTCGGGCATCATCCACCGGGACATCAAGCCCGGAAACATCATGCTCACCTCCACCGGGGTGGTCAAGGTCATGGACTTCGGCATCGCCCGGGCCGTCGAGGACTCAGCCGCCACCGTCACCCAGACCCACGCCGTCGTGGGCACCGCCCAGTACCTGTCTCCCGAGCAGGCGCGCGGGGAGGTCGTCGACGCCCGCTCCGACCTGTACTCCACCGGCTGCCTCCTCTACGAGCTGCTCACCGGCAAGCCGCCCTTCTCCGGGGACTCGGCGGTCGCGATCGCCTACCAGCACGTCCGGGAGATCCCCAAGCCCCCCTCGTCGCTGGCCGCCGACATCCCCGAGTCCCTTGACCGGGTCGTGCTCAAGGCGCTGGCCAAGAACCGCGACGACCGCTACCAGGACGCCGCCCACATGCGCGCCGACCTCGCCGCGGCCGCCCAGGGCATGTCGGTCTCGGCACCCGCCCTCGAGTCCTGGCAGTCGACCTCGCTGCTGCCCAGCGCGACGACGCCGACTCCGGCCGCCACCCCCGCACCCGCACCGCCCGCCTCCTCCCCGTCGGGGGCCGCGGAGCCCGAGCCCGCCAAGCGCCGCTGGTGGGTGTGGGTCCTCGTCCTCCTCCTGCTCATCGGGCTCGGCACGCTCATCGGACTGTTCGCCTCGGGCAGCCTCGGCGGCAACGACCCCGATCCGACCCCCACACCCACCGTCACCGCCGCCGCCGTGCCGGCGGTGGCCGGGATGACCGAGGACGAGGCCCGCGCCGCCATCGAGGCCGCCGGCCTGGTCTTCGTGCGCGGGGAGGACGTCGCCTCCGACACCGTCACCTCCGGCCTGGCCGTGTCCTCCGACCCGGGTGAGGGCACCTCGGCGCTCCTGGGCACCGAGGTCACCGTGCGCTTCTCCTCGGGCTCGGCGATGGTCTCGGTCCCCGACGTGTCCGGCATGACCCAGGACAAGGCCAAGGAGGCCATCGAGGCCGCCGGGCTGACCCTGGGCAGCGCGACGACCGAGGACTCCACGACGGTGACGAAGGACCACGTCATCCGCACCGACCCCGTGTCGGGCACCCCCGTGCAGCGCGGCTCCTCGGTCTCCCTCGTCCTGTCCACCGGGCAGGGCTCGGTCCCCGACAACATCGTCGGTATGACCGAGGACGAGGCCAAGACCGAGCTCAACGCCCTGGGCCTCATGGCCAACACCGAGCGCCAGACGACGACCGACCAGAGCCAGGACGGCCGGGTCATCTCGACCGACCCCGGAGCCGGGGCCTCGGTGTCCAAGGGCGACTCCGTGACGATCGTCGTGGGCACCTACCAGGCGGCGGCGACCCCGACGCCGACCCCGACGGCGACGACGAGCGCGACGAAGCAGGTCCCCGACGTCACCGGCCTCACGGAGGCCGAGGCCAAGGCAGTACTGGCCGCTGAGGGCTTCACGAGGATCTCGACGGTGACGACCCAGGGTGCGGACGGCGATCCCGGCACGGTCGTGTCGATCTCGCCCTCGGCCGGCTCGCAGGCCGCGACGAGCGACACCATCACCCTCACCGTCGCCCAGTAG
- a CDS encoding FtsW/RodA/SpoVE family cell cycle protein, which translates to MLGLGGFVLTALNRTGSSPAQALQLGGALVAVAVVVHLWVRRTAPWADPVLLPVAVALNGIGLAMIYRLDMSYKILGRTADYGPKQALWTGLGVLLFCLVLLLRDHRLLRRWDRWAMWTGLVFLVLPFLPFVGKTINGARIWIRLGPMSLQPAEFTKVLLAVFFASFLVSNRDNLALAGKRVLWMNLPRARHLGPLIVVWVVSIVVLVLQRDLGSSVLLFGLFVVTLYVATDRVSWLVLGGMLFLPAAWFAATHLSHVQQRITGWLDAMDSSVYNAEYGSSFQLVTALFGMASGGLLGSGWGEGYPNLVPFANSDFIFSSLGEELGLTGSLAVLMLYLILVQRGLRTAMTLRDGFGKLLAVGLSFTIALQVFVVVGGVTRLIPLTGLTTPFLAYGGSSLLANWMILALLIRLSDAARRPASTAPRIIDTAELPMALRRHVQDATTPDEAGEDSPPVEVSPAQQPVPPAPAQQPVPPAPAPPPAPPAAPVEPPTAPVAPVRPEEGRA; encoded by the coding sequence ATGCTCGGGCTGGGAGGCTTCGTCCTGACCGCCCTCAACCGCACCGGCTCCTCCCCGGCCCAGGCCCTCCAGCTCGGCGGTGCCCTCGTGGCCGTCGCCGTCGTCGTCCACCTGTGGGTACGGCGAACCGCCCCGTGGGCCGACCCCGTGCTCCTGCCGGTGGCCGTCGCCCTCAACGGCATCGGCCTGGCGATGATCTACCGCCTCGACATGTCCTACAAGATCCTGGGGCGGACCGCCGACTACGGTCCCAAGCAGGCCCTGTGGACCGGGCTGGGCGTGCTCCTGTTTTGCCTCGTGCTGCTCCTGCGCGACCACCGCCTCCTGCGTCGCTGGGACCGGTGGGCGATGTGGACCGGTCTGGTCTTCCTCGTCCTGCCCTTCCTGCCCTTCGTGGGCAAGACGATCAACGGGGCGCGCATCTGGATCCGGCTGGGCCCGATGAGCCTCCAGCCCGCGGAGTTCACCAAGGTGCTCCTGGCGGTCTTCTTCGCCTCCTTCCTCGTGTCCAACCGCGACAACCTCGCCCTGGCCGGCAAGCGCGTCCTGTGGATGAACCTGCCGCGCGCCCGTCACCTCGGTCCGCTCATCGTCGTGTGGGTGGTGAGCATCGTCGTGCTCGTCCTCCAGCGGGACCTGGGCTCCTCGGTGCTGCTCTTCGGTCTGTTCGTCGTCACCCTCTACGTCGCCACCGACCGGGTCAGCTGGCTGGTCCTGGGCGGCATGCTCTTCCTGCCCGCCGCCTGGTTCGCCGCCACGCACCTGTCCCACGTCCAGCAGCGCATCACCGGCTGGCTCGACGCGATGGACAGCTCGGTCTACAACGCCGAGTACGGCAGTTCCTTCCAGCTGGTCACAGCCCTGTTCGGGATGGCCTCCGGCGGCCTGCTCGGCTCAGGCTGGGGGGAGGGCTACCCCAACCTCGTGCCCTTCGCGAACTCCGACTTCATCTTCTCCTCCCTGGGTGAGGAGCTGGGCCTGACCGGATCCCTGGCGGTCCTCATGCTCTACCTCATCCTCGTCCAGCGGGGGCTGCGCACCGCCATGACGCTGCGCGACGGCTTCGGCAAGCTTCTCGCGGTGGGACTGTCCTTCACCATCGCCCTGCAGGTCTTCGTCGTCGTCGGGGGCGTCACCCGGCTCATCCCCCTGACCGGTCTGACCACGCCGTTCCTCGCCTACGGGGGCTCCTCCCTCCTGGCCAACTGGATGATCCTGGCCCTGCTCATCCGCCTGTCCGACGCCGCCCGCCGGCCGGCCTCGACGGCGCCGCGGATCATCGACACCGCCGAGCTCCCGATGGCCCTGCGCCGCCACGTGCAGGACGCGACCACCCCCGACGAGGCCGGCGAGGACTCGCCCCCCGTCGAGGTATCGCCCGCGCAGCAGCCCGTCCCCCCGGCGCCCGCGCAGCAGCCCGTCCCCCCGGCACCCGCCCCGCCGCCTGCTCCGCCCGCCGCCCCGGTCGAGCCGCCGACGGCGCCGGTCGCCCCCGTCAGACCAGAGGAGGGCCGCGCATGA